In Modestobacter versicolor, a single genomic region encodes these proteins:
- a CDS encoding amidase has product MRAESRPRPLRRRAALTAAVAAALLVPASTVSAAPGDPGVLGTAAGAAGSGTLPLRDLDLDALTIPELQDRMDAGRLSSVVLTGAYLARIVALDDELGAVLSVNPKALEDAAASDRTRQRKGPRSPLEGIPVLLKDNVDTEQMPTTAGSRALLDSEPDDATITRRLREAGAIVIGKANLSEWANFRGADSTSGWSAVGGQTASPYVLDRNPCGSSSGSGVGVAASLAQVAIGTETDGSIVCPAGQNGVVGLKPTLGLVSRDGIVPISAEQDTAGPMARHAVDAAILLQVVAGTDDADAATAEIPADLDADFADLDLDALQGARIGVWTLTPEQAAQVEDDTEAVFAAAVKQLEAAGATPVPVQLAYQDEIGAGETPALLAEFKRDVNAYLAQTPGEHPADLAGLIEFNAQDPVELAYFGQELFEQAQAATVPAEDPAVQATRDRIRQLARASIDEVLAQGPGPEDDLDAVVGLTNTPAWQTRYQSVDGQADAFVYSTSGPAAVAGYPNVSVPAGFAGLRGALPVGVSFFGARWADAELLDIAADFEDQAAAREEPGYLPTVGADPQPDNPQPGT; this is encoded by the coding sequence ATGCGCGCCGAGTCCCGCCCCCGCCCGCTGCGACGGAGGGCCGCGCTCACCGCCGCCGTCGCCGCCGCCCTCCTCGTCCCGGCCAGCACGGTGTCGGCCGCCCCCGGCGACCCGGGGGTGCTCGGCACCGCCGCCGGCGCGGCCGGCTCGGGCACCCTGCCGCTGCGCGACCTGGACCTCGACGCGCTGACCATCCCCGAGCTGCAGGACCGGATGGACGCCGGGCGGCTCAGCTCGGTGGTGCTCACCGGGGCCTACCTGGCCCGGATCGTCGCGCTGGACGACGAGCTCGGCGCCGTGCTCAGCGTCAACCCGAAGGCGCTGGAGGACGCCGCGGCCAGCGACCGGACCCGGCAGCGGAAGGGCCCGCGCAGCCCGCTGGAGGGCATCCCGGTGCTGCTCAAGGACAACGTGGACACCGAGCAGATGCCGACCACCGCCGGCTCCCGGGCGCTGCTGGACAGCGAGCCGGACGACGCGACGATCACCCGGCGGCTGCGCGAGGCCGGCGCGATCGTCATCGGCAAGGCCAACCTCTCGGAATGGGCGAACTTCCGCGGCGCGGACTCCACCAGCGGCTGGAGCGCCGTGGGCGGTCAGACGGCCAGCCCCTACGTGCTCGACCGCAACCCGTGCGGCTCGTCGTCCGGCTCCGGGGTCGGTGTCGCCGCCTCGCTGGCCCAGGTCGCGATCGGCACCGAGACCGACGGCTCGATCGTCTGCCCGGCCGGCCAGAACGGGGTCGTCGGGCTCAAGCCCACCCTGGGGCTGGTCAGCCGCGACGGCATCGTGCCGATCTCCGCCGAGCAGGACACCGCCGGGCCGATGGCCCGGCACGCCGTCGACGCGGCGATCCTGCTGCAGGTGGTCGCCGGCACCGACGACGCCGACGCCGCGACCGCCGAGATCCCCGCCGACCTGGACGCCGACTTCGCCGACCTGGACCTGGACGCGCTGCAGGGCGCCCGGATCGGGGTCTGGACGCTGACCCCCGAGCAGGCCGCGCAGGTCGAGGACGACACCGAGGCGGTGTTCGCCGCAGCGGTGAAGCAGCTCGAGGCCGCCGGCGCCACCCCGGTGCCGGTGCAGCTCGCGTACCAGGACGAGATCGGGGCCGGCGAGACCCCGGCGCTGCTCGCGGAGTTCAAGCGCGACGTGAACGCGTACCTGGCGCAGACCCCCGGGGAGCACCCGGCGGACCTGGCCGGGCTGATCGAGTTCAACGCGCAGGACCCGGTCGAGCTGGCCTACTTCGGCCAGGAGCTCTTCGAGCAGGCGCAGGCGGCGACCGTCCCGGCCGAGGACCCGGCGGTCCAGGCGACCCGGGACCGGATCCGGCAGCTGGCCCGCGCCTCGATCGACGAGGTGCTGGCCCAGGGGCCCGGCCCGGAGGACGACCTGGACGCCGTCGTCGGGCTGACCAACACCCCGGCCTGGCAGACCCGGTACCAGAGCGTGGACGGGCAGGCCGACGCGTTCGTCTACAGCACGTCCGGCCCGGCCGCGGTCGCCGGCTACCCGAACGTGTCGGTGCCCGCCGGGTTCGCCGGGCTGCGCGGCGCGCTGCCGGTGGGGGTGTCGTTCTTCGGCGCCCGCTGGGCCGACGCCGAGCTGCTGGACATCGCCGCGGACTTCGAGGACCAGGCCGCGGCCCGGGAGGAGCCGGGCTACCTGCCCACCGTCGGGGCCGACCCGCAGCCGGACAACCCCCAGCCGGGCACCTGA
- a CDS encoding DUF3616 domain-containing protein, with the protein MSIEHTVRLSFSADARAASTHTNLSAVRSDGPVLWVAGDETATIERLVADDPDRPREYAGQTSFRLADLVPLPGEDADEEADVEGLARHGHFLWAVGSHSLRRRQVKARHSGEKALRRLARVTGQANRQVLVRLPVADVDGLPTPVRELTVDGRTHVAAVFGSSGRDLRDLLADDEHLAPFLPIPGKDNGLDVEGIAVAGERVYLGLRGPVLRGWAVVLELRPAVDPDDPARLLLRPFADGRPYRKHVLRMAGLGVRDLCPHGSDLLVLAGPTMDLDGPVHVFRWHGALTADTPQVVRDELLTREVDLPFGVGVDHAEGIGLVADGPGGAQLLVVYDSPAPDRLHEHGVTADVVRLPGAGTGG; encoded by the coding sequence GTGAGCATCGAGCACACCGTCCGGCTGTCCTTCTCCGCGGACGCCCGCGCGGCCAGCACCCACACCAACCTCTCCGCGGTGCGCAGCGACGGCCCGGTGCTGTGGGTGGCCGGCGACGAGACCGCGACGATCGAGCGGCTGGTCGCCGACGACCCCGACCGGCCGCGGGAGTACGCGGGGCAGACCAGCTTCCGGCTCGCCGACCTGGTGCCGCTGCCCGGCGAGGACGCCGACGAGGAGGCCGACGTCGAGGGGCTGGCCCGGCACGGGCACTTCCTCTGGGCGGTCGGCTCGCACAGCCTGCGCCGGCGCCAGGTGAAGGCCCGGCACAGCGGGGAGAAGGCGCTGCGCCGGCTGGCCCGGGTCACCGGGCAGGCCAACCGCCAGGTGCTGGTGCGGCTGCCGGTCGCCGACGTCGACGGCCTGCCCACCCCGGTGCGCGAGCTGACCGTCGACGGCCGCACGCACGTCGCGGCGGTGTTCGGGAGCTCCGGCCGCGACCTGCGCGACCTGCTCGCCGACGACGAGCACCTGGCGCCGTTCCTGCCGATCCCCGGCAAGGACAACGGCCTGGACGTCGAGGGCATCGCGGTGGCCGGCGAGCGGGTGTACCTCGGCCTGCGCGGGCCGGTGCTGCGGGGCTGGGCGGTGGTGCTGGAGCTGCGCCCGGCCGTCGACCCCGACGACCCCGCCCGGCTGCTGCTGCGCCCGTTCGCCGACGGCCGCCCCTACCGCAAGCACGTGCTGCGGATGGCCGGGCTGGGCGTGCGCGACCTGTGCCCGCACGGCTCGGACCTGCTGGTGCTGGCCGGCCCGACGATGGACCTGGACGGCCCCGTGCACGTGTTCCGCTGGCACGGCGCGCTGACCGCCGACACCCCGCAGGTGGTGCGGGACGAGCTGCTGACCCGGGAGGTCGACCTGCCCTTCGGCGTCGGGGTCGACCACGCCGAGGGCATCGGGCTGGTCGCCGACGGCCCCGGCGGCGCGCAGCTGCTGGTCGTCTACGACAGCCCGGCGCCGGATCGGCTGCACGAGCACGGCGTCACCGCCGACGTCGTCCGGCTGCCCGGCGCGGGCACCGGCGGCTGA
- a CDS encoding zf-TFIIB domain-containing protein: MRTYERNGVHVDQCADCRGIFLDRGELERLVDAENAWHGGAATPPPAAAAPQQSSHQQPFSHPQATHPQQSHGQAQPAASLGAVVSEVLGQVRSSSSSSHGSYGSKPRKKSLISELFG, encoded by the coding sequence ATGCGCACGTACGAGCGCAACGGCGTCCACGTCGACCAGTGCGCGGACTGCCGCGGGATCTTCCTGGACCGCGGTGAGCTCGAGCGCCTGGTCGACGCGGAGAACGCATGGCACGGCGGGGCCGCCACCCCGCCGCCGGCCGCGGCCGCGCCGCAGCAGTCGAGCCACCAGCAGCCGTTCTCGCACCCGCAGGCGACCCACCCGCAGCAGTCGCACGGGCAGGCCCAGCCGGCGGCCTCGCTCGGCGCGGTGGTGAGCGAGGTGCTCGGCCAGGTGCGCAGCAGCTCGAGCTCCTCGCACGGCTCCTACGGCAGCAAGCCGCGCAAGAAGTCGTTGATCAGCGAGCTGTTCGGCTGA
- a CDS encoding VOC family protein, with protein sequence MLRELATVSFYADDLAAAGRWYTELLGIEPYYSVPGYLEFRVGESEDELGLIDARYRRTPAPATPPDAVVYWDVDDLPAAIEQLVALGATAHEPLTEHGDGSGFATASVVDPFGNVLGVMVNPHHREMRAARISRTAR encoded by the coding sequence ATGCTGCGAGAACTGGCGACCGTCTCCTTCTACGCCGACGACCTGGCCGCGGCCGGCCGGTGGTACACCGAGCTGCTGGGCATCGAGCCCTACTACTCGGTGCCCGGCTACCTGGAGTTCCGGGTCGGCGAGAGCGAGGACGAGCTCGGCCTGATCGACGCCCGCTACCGGCGGACGCCGGCTCCGGCCACGCCGCCGGACGCCGTCGTCTACTGGGACGTCGACGACCTGCCGGCCGCGATCGAGCAGCTGGTGGCGCTGGGCGCCACCGCGCACGAGCCGCTGACCGAGCACGGGGACGGCTCGGGCTTCGCGACCGCCTCGGTGGTCGACCCGTTCGGCAACGTGCTCGGCGTGATGGTCAACCCGCACCACCGGGAGATGCGGGCCGCCCGGATCAGCCGAACAGCTCGCTGA
- a CDS encoding helix-turn-helix transcriptional regulator, translating to MRADRLVAVLLLMQTRGRVTAAELAAELEVSVATARRDLEALSAAGVPVYPQAGRGGGWSLVGGARTDLTGLTEPEAQALFALLGTAAGAAPEARTALRKLLRALPGTFRAGAQAAAEAVVVDAAGWGAGDRRRPELADALQSAVVRRRRVRLTYRGRDRSAAERLVDPWGLVDKDDVWYLVAGTPAGQRTFRLDRVVAAVVTDEPAERPADLRLAEVWEQVVAEMEGRRSTVAATVLVPARLLPVLRRVLGRHCTGDEPAEDGRVRVRVAAHTARSVAEQLAGFGGAVEVVEPPEVRAELARLGAELVERHSS from the coding sequence ATGCGGGCGGACCGGCTGGTGGCAGTGCTGCTGCTGATGCAGACCCGCGGCCGGGTGACGGCCGCGGAGCTGGCGGCCGAGCTGGAGGTCTCGGTGGCCACCGCCCGCCGCGACCTGGAGGCGCTGTCAGCGGCCGGCGTCCCGGTGTACCCGCAGGCCGGGCGGGGCGGCGGCTGGTCGCTGGTGGGCGGGGCCCGCACCGACCTCACCGGGCTGACCGAGCCCGAGGCGCAGGCGCTGTTCGCGCTGCTCGGGACGGCGGCCGGGGCGGCACCCGAGGCCCGCACGGCGCTGCGCAAGCTGCTCCGGGCGCTCCCCGGCACCTTCCGGGCCGGCGCCCAGGCGGCGGCCGAGGCCGTGGTCGTCGACGCCGCCGGCTGGGGAGCGGGCGACCGGCGCCGTCCCGAGCTGGCCGACGCGCTGCAGTCCGCCGTCGTCCGGCGCCGCCGGGTGCGGCTCACCTACCGCGGCCGCGACCGGTCCGCGGCCGAGCGGCTGGTCGACCCGTGGGGCCTGGTCGACAAGGACGACGTCTGGTACCTCGTGGCGGGCACCCCGGCCGGGCAGCGCACCTTCCGGCTGGACCGGGTGGTGGCCGCGGTGGTGACCGACGAGCCGGCCGAGCGCCCGGCGGACCTGCGGCTGGCCGAGGTGTGGGAGCAGGTGGTGGCCGAGATGGAGGGGCGCCGGTCGACGGTCGCGGCCACCGTGCTGGTGCCGGCCCGGCTGCTGCCGGTGCTCCGCCGGGTCCTCGGCCGGCACTGCACCGGCGACGAGCCGGCCGAGGACGGGCGGGTGCGGGTCCGGGTCGCGGCGCACACCGCGCGGTCGGTCGCCGAGCAGCTGGCCGGGTTCGGCGGCGCGGTGGAGGTGGTCGAGCCGCCCGAGGTGCGCGCCGAGCTGGCCCGGCTGGGCGCCGAACTGGTCGAGCGCCACAGCAGCTGA